The following proteins are co-located in the Candidatus Poribacteria bacterium genome:
- a CDS encoding dipeptide ABC transporter ATP-binding protein: MTKLLEVNDLRKYFPIQKGIFQRTVGYVKAVDGISFDVQRGETLGLVGESGCGKTTAGRCILRLIPPTSGSFIFGEEEVDLAKLSHQELRPFRRRIQMIFQDPHASLNPRMTVGDIVGEPMRVNRTETGSALQDKIVELLESVGLRSQDTRRYPHAFSGGQRQRIGIARALALQPELIVADEPVSALDVSVQAQILNLLAELREKFQLSYIFIAHDLSVVEHISDRVAVMYLGKIVEISDAETLYQSPKHPYTEALISAVPLPDPSAQRKREHIRLEGDVPDPSQPPTGCYFHPRCRYATDICKEETPELRQVKAGVQVACHHSETLELQGV, encoded by the coding sequence GTCAAAGCAGTTGACGGGATTAGTTTTGACGTGCAACGCGGCGAAACACTCGGACTCGTCGGTGAAAGTGGATGTGGAAAAACGACAGCCGGACGCTGCATACTCCGATTAATTCCGCCGACAAGTGGAAGTTTCATCTTCGGCGAGGAAGAAGTAGACTTGGCGAAGTTGTCGCATCAAGAACTCCGTCCCTTCCGAAGACGCATCCAGATGATCTTCCAAGACCCACACGCATCGTTGAATCCACGGATGACGGTCGGAGATATTGTCGGAGAGCCGATGCGCGTCAATCGCACTGAAACCGGGAGTGCGCTGCAAGACAAGATCGTTGAACTCCTTGAATCTGTAGGACTCAGATCACAGGATACACGCCGTTACCCACACGCTTTCAGCGGCGGACAGCGGCAGCGTATCGGCATTGCGCGGGCGTTAGCACTCCAACCTGAACTCATCGTCGCAGATGAGCCGGTCTCGGCACTCGATGTTTCGGTGCAAGCACAAATCCTGAACCTATTGGCGGAACTCCGAGAAAAGTTCCAACTCTCTTACATCTTCATCGCCCACGATCTAAGCGTTGTGGAACACATTAGCGACCGTGTTGCAGTCATGTATCTCGGCAAAATTGTGGAGATTAGCGATGCTGAAACCCTCTACCAATCACCGAAGCATCCTTATACAGAGGCGTTAATTTCTGCCGTCCCACTCCCGGATCCGAGTGCGCAGCGCAAACGTGAACATATTCGACTCGAAGGTGATGTCCCCGACCCATCTCAACCGCCGACTGGCTGCTATTTCCATCCACGGTGCCGGTACGCGACCGATATATGCAAAGAAGAAACCCCGGAACTCCGTCAGGTAAAAGCAGGCGTTCAGGTGGCATGCCACCACAGCGAGACATTGGAACTACAAGGAGTGTAG